Proteins from a genomic interval of Alphaproteobacteria bacterium:
- a CDS encoding N-acetyltransferase family protein has translation MAGPLPEDESPARADQIAGVVVRPAEARDLSAITAIYADSVVRGLGSFEEIPPDLAEMSQRYQALTALGLPYLVAEIDGRIAGFTYAGPFRPRSAYRHTVEDSIYVLSDVRGRGVGSQLLGGLIDACTAIGKRQMIAVVGDSGNTASVMLHRRMGFRLSGLLYAVGFKAGHWVDCVMMQRSLGAGEDSAPGPD, from the coding sequence ATGGCCGGCCCGCTGCCGGAGGACGAGTCGCCCGCGCGCGCCGACCAGATCGCCGGCGTCGTCGTGCGGCCCGCCGAGGCGCGCGATCTGAGCGCGATCACCGCGATCTACGCCGACAGCGTGGTGCGCGGCCTGGGCTCGTTCGAGGAGATCCCGCCCGACCTGGCGGAGATGAGCCAGCGCTACCAGGCGCTGACGGCGCTGGGCCTGCCCTATCTGGTCGCCGAGATCGACGGGCGGATCGCCGGCTTCACCTATGCCGGGCCGTTCCGCCCGCGCAGCGCCTATCGGCACACGGTCGAGGACAGCATCTACGTGCTGTCCGACGTGCGCGGGCGCGGCGTCGGCAGCCAGTTGCTGGGCGGGCTGATCGACGCCTGCACCGCCATCGGCAAGCGGCAGATGATCGCGGTGGTCGGCGATTCCGGCAACACCGCGTCGGTGATGCTGCACCGGCGGATGGGGTTCCGGCTGTCCGGCCTGCTGTATGCGGTCGGCTTCAAGGCCGGCCACTGGGTCGACTGCGTGATGATGCAGCGGTCGCTGGGCGCCGGCGAGGATTCCGCCCCGGGGCCGGACTAG
- a CDS encoding N-formylglutamate amidohydrolase, whose product MNVLSREYTATQAPYGVALPRRQIAPVVLASPHSGQWYPPSFLAVTRLDPISLRRSEDSFVDELFAGGPDLGVPLINALFARAFVDANREPFELDPEMYDDELPGYANARSPRVAAGLGTIARTVANGQPIYRRRLKVHEALSRIEACYRPYHDALRGLVEETRARFGTCLLVDCHSMPSNSMEAVRRGGKPVPSVDVVLGDAHGTSCSQDLVACAEQTLTELGYRVYRNVPYAGGFTTRHYGRPAERLHALQIELNRALYMDENRIARSARFKAVADDMSRLVAALAAASRQIAADRR is encoded by the coding sequence ATGAATGTGTTGAGCCGCGAATACACGGCGACCCAGGCGCCGTACGGGGTGGCATTGCCCAGGCGCCAGATTGCGCCCGTCGTGCTCGCCTCGCCCCATAGCGGCCAATGGTATCCCCCGTCCTTCCTAGCGGTGACGCGGCTCGACCCGATCAGCCTGCGCCGGTCGGAGGACAGCTTCGTCGACGAGCTGTTCGCCGGCGGCCCGGACCTGGGCGTGCCGCTGATCAACGCGCTGTTCGCCCGCGCCTTCGTCGATGCCAACCGGGAGCCGTTCGAGCTGGACCCGGAAATGTACGACGACGAGCTGCCGGGCTATGCCAACGCCCGCTCGCCCCGTGTGGCGGCCGGGCTGGGCACGATCGCCCGCACCGTCGCCAACGGCCAGCCGATCTATCGCCGGCGCCTGAAAGTGCACGAGGCGCTGAGCCGGATCGAGGCCTGCTACCGGCCCTATCACGACGCGCTGCGCGGCCTGGTGGAGGAAACCCGGGCCCGGTTCGGCACATGCCTGCTGGTCGACTGCCATTCGATGCCGTCGAACAGCATGGAAGCGGTGCGCCGGGGCGGCAAGCCGGTGCCCAGCGTCGACGTGGTGCTGGGCGACGCGCACGGCACCTCGTGCAGCCAGGACCTGGTCGCTTGCGCCGAGCAGACGCTGACCGAGCTCGGCTACCGGGTCTACCGCAACGTGCCCTACGCCGGCGGCTTCACCACCCGCCACTACGGCCGGCCGGCGGAGCGCCTGCATGCGCTGCAAATCGAGCTCAATCGCGCGCTCTACATGGACGAGAACCGGATCGCGCGCAGCGCCCGGTTCAAGGCCGTCGCCGACGACATGTCGCGTCTGGTCGCTGCCCTGGCCGCCGCCAGCCGACAGATCGCCGCCGACCGGCGCTGA
- a CDS encoding response regulator, giving the protein MADILLAEDDDGLRRFLAKALAQAGHQVVTAENGAVAKRLLDAHHFNLLITDIVMPEMDGIQLARHATREVPNIRVLFITGFAAVALRDRPPELSEASALSKPFHLRDLVRQVDLILAA; this is encoded by the coding sequence ATGGCCGACATTCTCCTAGCCGAAGACGACGATGGTTTGCGCCGGTTCCTGGCCAAGGCACTGGCGCAGGCCGGGCACCAGGTGGTCACCGCCGAGAACGGCGCCGTCGCCAAGCGGCTGCTCGACGCGCATCATTTCAACCTGCTGATCACCGACATCGTCATGCCGGAGATGGACGGAATCCAGCTGGCCCGCCATGCCACGCGCGAGGTGCCGAACATCCGCGTGCTGTTCATCACCGGCTTTGCCGCGGTCGCGCTGCGCGACCGGCCGCCGGAGCTGAGCGAGGCTTCGGCCCTGTCCAAGCCGTTCCACCTGCGCGACCTCGTCCGCCAGGTCGACCTGATCCTGGCGGCCTGA
- a CDS encoding methyltransferase domain-containing protein, whose protein sequence is MAVAATAEGEAGSARTPLKLRLRAWWEGVDVADLRVDSDGEATQRDDAANEDAPGSEAEAEPASEPDWSEERIAAVEALWGHGHVRPGGDTFTLNFIRPMAPTPAMSIIDLRAGLGGPARALVDTFGLWIAGYEPCASLAAAGHERSIYGGMARKAPIQAYEPASLELKANRYDAAFAFELFSRIRDKTGLFERVVAALKEPGQLMFTEFALKERGEPNDAIVAWREAEPEIADLWTLDEYRAMCEDAGLDLRICDDFSDDYRAVALTGWLEAVEQFRPGTHEPPVVAFMLDEAERWVKRLAAIDSGDLRVIRVHAFKKAPPPK, encoded by the coding sequence GTGGCTGTCGCCGCGACTGCGGAGGGCGAGGCTGGTTCGGCGCGTACACCGCTGAAGCTGCGCTTGAGGGCGTGGTGGGAAGGCGTGGACGTGGCCGACCTGCGCGTCGATTCCGACGGCGAGGCGACGCAGCGGGACGACGCCGCCAACGAGGACGCTCCCGGCAGCGAGGCCGAAGCAGAGCCGGCGTCCGAGCCGGACTGGTCCGAGGAGCGCATCGCCGCGGTCGAGGCGCTGTGGGGCCACGGCCATGTCAGGCCCGGCGGCGACACCTTCACACTGAATTTCATCCGGCCGATGGCGCCGACGCCCGCCATGTCGATCATCGACCTGCGCGCGGGCCTGGGCGGCCCGGCCCGCGCCCTGGTCGATACCTTCGGCCTGTGGATTGCCGGCTACGAGCCCTGCGCCTCGCTGGCGGCCGCCGGCCACGAGCGCTCGATCTACGGCGGCATGGCGCGCAAGGCGCCGATCCAGGCCTACGAGCCGGCGTCGCTGGAGCTGAAAGCGAACCGCTACGACGCCGCCTTCGCTTTCGAGCTGTTCAGCCGGATCCGCGACAAGACCGGCCTGTTCGAGCGGGTGGTCGCGGCGCTGAAGGAGCCCGGCCAGCTCATGTTCACCGAATTCGCGCTGAAGGAGCGCGGCGAGCCCAACGACGCGATCGTCGCCTGGCGGGAAGCGGAGCCGGAGATCGCCGATTTGTGGACTCTCGACGAGTACCGGGCGATGTGCGAGGACGCGGGCCTCGACCTGCGCATCTGCGACGACTTCAGCGACGACTACCGCGCGGTGGCGCTGACCGGCTGGCTGGAGGCCGTCGAGCAGTTCCGCCCCGGCACGCACGAGCCGCCGGTGGTCGCGTTCATGCTCGACGAGGCCGAGCGCTGGGTGAAGCGGCTCGCCGCGATCGACAGCGGCGACCTGCGCGTGATCCGCGTTCACGCGTTCAAGAAGGCGCCGCCGCCGAAATAG
- a CDS encoding Gfo/Idh/MocA family oxidoreductase produces the protein MSPQPVRIGMLGAGFIGQMHALTFSTVRYSRFPDRVPVALVALAESDAALAREVAARYDWQRTTPDWHDVVADPGIDLFINAGPNDRHAEPTIAAAAAGKALFSEKPLARDADEAHRIWQAAADAQVLHMCAFLHRSIPALRLARQMIEAGELGTLRHFRSNFLMDMVQPGEVLTWRFDRKAAGGGASSDLGSHHIDVCRFLAGEPVEVQASAKSWRKDSAGRVAAVNDDWVAAIARLDNDATAVFEATRSDEPHSLTGRIEVDGNKGSVLFDVERLNELQWREPGKSPRIIKALAPGHPYAEFWLPGGIQGSHAVGWNDCFVFQAHQMLTAMAEKRPLDPMAATFEDGYRVAEIVDAILRSADGGAREAVRHRGLR, from the coding sequence ATGAGCCCACAACCCGTCAGGATCGGCATGCTCGGCGCCGGCTTCATCGGCCAGATGCATGCGCTGACTTTCTCCACGGTGCGCTACAGCCGGTTCCCGGACCGGGTTCCTGTCGCGCTGGTCGCGCTGGCCGAAAGCGACGCGGCTTTGGCCCGCGAGGTCGCCGCCCGCTACGACTGGCAGCGGACGACGCCGGACTGGCACGATGTCGTCGCCGACCCGGGGATCGACCTGTTCATCAACGCCGGCCCCAACGACCGGCACGCGGAGCCCACCATCGCCGCCGCCGCCGCCGGCAAGGCGCTGTTCAGCGAAAAGCCGCTTGCCCGCGACGCCGACGAGGCGCACCGGATCTGGCAGGCGGCGGCCGATGCGCAGGTACTGCACATGTGCGCCTTCCTGCACCGGTCGATCCCGGCGCTCAGGCTCGCGCGCCAGATGATCGAGGCCGGCGAGCTGGGCACCCTCCGCCACTTCCGGTCCAACTTCCTGATGGACATGGTGCAGCCGGGCGAGGTGCTGACCTGGCGCTTCGACCGCAAGGCGGCCGGCGGCGGCGCCTCGTCCGACCTCGGCTCGCACCATATCGACGTCTGCCGTTTCCTGGCCGGCGAGCCGGTCGAGGTGCAGGCATCGGCCAAGAGCTGGCGGAAGGACTCGGCGGGCCGCGTCGCCGCGGTCAACGACGACTGGGTCGCCGCCATCGCCAGGCTCGACAACGATGCCACCGCGGTGTTCGAGGCCACGCGTTCCGACGAGCCGCACAGCCTGACCGGGCGCATCGAGGTCGACGGCAACAAGGGCTCGGTGCTGTTCGACGTGGAGCGGCTGAACGAGCTGCAGTGGCGCGAGCCGGGGAAGAGCCCGCGCATCATAAAGGCGCTGGCGCCGGGCCATCCCTATGCCGAGTTCTGGCTGCCCGGCGGCATCCAGGGATCGCACGCGGTCGGCTGGAACGACTGCTTCGTGTTCCAGGCGCACCAGATGCTGACGGCGATGGCGGAGAAACGGCCGCTGGACCCGATGGCGGCGACGTTCGAGGACGGCTATCGGGTGGCCGAGATCGTCGACGCCATCCTGCGCTCGGCGGACGGCGGGGCGCGCGAGGCGGTGCGCCACCGCGGCCTGCGATAG
- a CDS encoding Gfo/Idh/MocA family oxidoreductase produces MPDRAEAPGSLLQRFGRRLRIGMVGGGSDSIIGSTHRHALRADGLYDLVAGCLSVDPAIARASAAAELLPVERSYTDWREMARAEAARDDGVDVVTVCTPPDIHADGAAAFRAAGLDVICEKPMTATLAQAVALQHAVADSWRAFLLTHCYTGYPMVRQARAMVRDGAIGAVRLVESDFVNGAFLTEEADPARKHWRFRPQVMGKASMLGEIASHAVNMAAFVSGLSVAAVSGELRTFVPGRETYDDGRFNLRLSGGAVGRMWVSFVAAGAEHGLRFRIFGETGSLHWDQERPELLVHLPAGGARRDITPGHDWLLPAGRHASRIRGGHPEGYLMAFANLYRDFAHILIARRLGEPVDPLWTDLPTIDDGVATMRFHEAAVASSDGDGRWVALADVDRPHGP; encoded by the coding sequence ATGCCGGACCGGGCCGAGGCGCCGGGTTCGCTGCTGCAACGTTTCGGCCGCCGCCTGCGCATCGGCATGGTCGGCGGCGGCAGCGATTCCATCATCGGGTCCACCCACCGCCATGCGCTGCGCGCCGATGGGCTTTACGACCTCGTCGCCGGCTGCCTGTCGGTCGACCCGGCGATCGCGCGGGCGTCGGCGGCCGCGGAGCTGCTGCCGGTCGAGCGCAGTTACACGGACTGGCGCGAAATGGCGCGGGCCGAGGCCGCCCGCGACGACGGCGTCGACGTGGTCACCGTCTGCACCCCGCCGGACATCCATGCCGACGGGGCCGCGGCGTTCCGGGCCGCCGGACTCGATGTGATCTGCGAGAAGCCGATGACGGCGACCCTGGCCCAGGCGGTCGCGCTGCAGCATGCGGTCGCGGACAGCTGGCGCGCCTTCCTGCTGACCCACTGCTACACCGGCTATCCGATGGTGCGGCAGGCCCGCGCGATGGTGCGAGACGGTGCGATCGGCGCGGTGCGGCTTGTCGAGTCCGATTTCGTCAACGGCGCCTTCCTGACCGAGGAAGCGGACCCGGCGCGCAAGCACTGGCGCTTCCGGCCGCAGGTGATGGGCAAGGCCTCGATGCTGGGCGAGATCGCCAGCCACGCCGTCAACATGGCCGCTTTCGTCTCCGGCCTGTCGGTCGCAGCGGTGTCGGGCGAGCTGCGCACCTTCGTGCCCGGGCGCGAGACCTACGACGACGGCCGCTTCAACCTGCGGCTTTCCGGCGGCGCGGTCGGCCGGATGTGGGTCAGCTTCGTCGCCGCCGGCGCCGAGCACGGCCTGCGCTTCCGCATCTTCGGCGAGACCGGCAGCCTGCACTGGGACCAGGAGCGGCCGGAACTGCTTGTCCACCTGCCGGCCGGCGGCGCGCGCCGCGACATCACGCCGGGCCACGACTGGCTGCTGCCCGCCGGCCGTCACGCCAGCCGGATCCGCGGCGGCCACCCGGAGGGCTACCTGATGGCCTTCGCCAATCTCTACCGGGATTTCGCCCACATCCTGATCGCCCGACGGCTCGGCGAGCCGGTCGACCCGCTGTGGACCGACCTGCCGACGATCGACGACGGCGTCGCCACCATGCGCTTCCACGAGGCGGCCGTCGCCTCCAGCGACGGCGACGGGCGCTGGGTCGCGCTCGCCGACGTCGACCGACCGCACGGCCCGTGA
- a CDS encoding questin oxidase family protein codes for MMMAAVPKARTDDGLDRQVAAAAACSVEFPHVLANHLPMVLVALHRLGASEARMRQFAERYRAASGLVPVPASVAPIGAADWRDHLGDRTREADYRAFFHREVRRLGGRRAVEAYLPELVPGIAASALHALMRLAYATLRDDADETAIGLAYLCGSYLPLRTAGGHAPDTDDPAAVLLAMRPEPAFAHVESETDLLWHWMRATARLPAFEGLVDRLRIGHDTLARVAAVSIRLMAATMTFEALHAVTGAHWVRLLRGLGCDAMLLRYFWQAIAAVYPKIGMPLLPDEPAFAAMRRAPCPDWPEIAAAACASDDEHDVSFAFSAREEQAVYGDRLYQVTAARRVGLIP; via the coding sequence ATGATGATGGCGGCTGTACCGAAAGCGCGGACTGACGACGGGCTCGACCGGCAGGTGGCCGCTGCGGCCGCGTGCAGCGTCGAGTTCCCGCATGTCCTGGCCAACCACCTGCCGATGGTGCTGGTGGCGCTGCACAGGCTGGGCGCGAGCGAAGCACGGATGCGGCAGTTCGCCGAGCGCTACCGGGCGGCAAGCGGACTGGTGCCGGTGCCGGCGTCTGTGGCGCCGATCGGCGCCGCGGACTGGCGCGACCATCTCGGCGACCGCACCCGCGAGGCCGACTACCGCGCGTTCTTCCACCGGGAGGTGCGGCGCCTCGGCGGCCGGCGTGCGGTCGAGGCGTATCTGCCCGAGCTGGTGCCGGGCATCGCCGCCAGCGCGCTGCATGCGCTGATGCGGCTGGCCTATGCGACGCTGCGCGACGACGCCGACGAGACCGCGATCGGGCTCGCCTATCTTTGCGGCAGCTACCTGCCGTTGCGCACCGCAGGCGGCCATGCGCCCGACACCGACGACCCGGCGGCGGTGCTGCTGGCGATGCGCCCGGAGCCGGCCTTCGCCCATGTCGAGAGTGAGACCGACCTGCTCTGGCACTGGATGCGGGCGACGGCGCGGCTGCCGGCGTTCGAAGGCCTGGTCGACCGGCTGCGGATCGGTCACGACACGCTGGCGCGCGTCGCGGCGGTGTCGATCCGGCTGATGGCGGCGACCATGACCTTCGAGGCGCTGCACGCGGTCACCGGGGCGCACTGGGTGAGGCTGCTGCGCGGCCTTGGCTGCGACGCGATGCTGCTGCGCTATTTCTGGCAGGCGATCGCGGCGGTCTATCCCAAGATCGGGATGCCGCTGCTGCCCGACGAGCCGGCCTTCGCGGCGATGCGGCGTGCGCCCTGTCCGGACTGGCCGGAGATCGCCGCGGCGGCGTGCGCGTCCGACGACGAGCACGACGTCAGCTTCGCCTTCTCCGCACGCGAGGAGCAGGCGGTTTACGGCGACCGGCTGTACCAGGTGACCGCGGCCCGGCGTGTCGGCCTGATCCCGTGA
- a CDS encoding amidohydrolase — MTAALVLRDALLPDGRSADLRLAEGRIAAIEPAGGPPAPGENAIALGGQLLLPGFVDGHIHLDKTFAGLPWRPHVAGGGVPARVAAEKAALAGLTVPIAERATALVRQAAAFGTTRMRSHVDIDTGVGLAGLEALLDVRARCADLMDIQLVAFPQSGVLAGPGTADLLDRAVAAGAEAVGGLDPAGFDGDIEGQLEVVFGIAERRGAWVDIHLHDPGEMGAFELRRIAARTRALGLQGRVAVSHAYALGAVDDATFGATADALAAAGVAIMTNGPGPDPIPPVKRLRAAGVTVFAGSDNIRDSWSPYGSGDMLERARLIGYRNGLATDDELALALALATDAAAGVLGVDGYGIAVGARADLVAVSASCVAEAVATFPPRSLVIRAGRVVARGGATVA, encoded by the coding sequence GTGACGGCGGCCCTGGTCCTGCGCGATGCGCTGCTGCCCGACGGCCGCAGCGCCGACCTCCGCCTCGCCGAGGGCCGGATCGCGGCGATCGAGCCGGCCGGCGGGCCGCCGGCGCCCGGTGAGAACGCGATCGCGCTCGGCGGCCAGTTGCTGCTGCCCGGCTTCGTCGACGGCCACATCCACCTCGACAAGACCTTCGCCGGCCTGCCGTGGCGGCCGCATGTGGCCGGCGGCGGCGTGCCGGCCCGGGTGGCGGCCGAGAAGGCCGCGCTCGCCGGCCTGACGGTGCCGATCGCGGAGCGGGCGACGGCTTTGGTGCGCCAGGCCGCCGCGTTCGGCACCACCCGGATGCGCAGCCACGTCGACATCGACACTGGCGTGGGCCTGGCGGGGCTGGAGGCGCTGCTGGACGTGCGCGCCCGCTGCGCCGATCTGATGGACATCCAGCTGGTCGCGTTCCCGCAGAGCGGCGTGCTGGCCGGTCCCGGCACCGCCGACCTGCTCGACCGGGCGGTCGCGGCCGGGGCGGAAGCGGTCGGCGGGCTCGATCCGGCCGGCTTCGACGGCGACATCGAGGGCCAGCTCGAGGTGGTGTTCGGCATCGCCGAGCGGCGCGGCGCGTGGGTCGACATCCACCTGCACGACCCGGGCGAGATGGGCGCCTTCGAGCTACGCCGGATCGCGGCGCGAACCCGCGCGCTCGGCCTGCAGGGCCGGGTCGCGGTCAGCCATGCCTATGCGCTGGGCGCCGTCGACGACGCCACCTTCGGTGCCACGGCCGACGCGCTCGCCGCCGCCGGGGTCGCGATCATGACCAACGGCCCCGGCCCGGACCCGATCCCGCCGGTGAAGCGGCTGCGCGCGGCCGGGGTGACGGTGTTCGCCGGCTCCGACAACATCCGCGACAGCTGGTCGCCCTACGGCAGCGGCGACATGCTGGAGCGGGCCCGGCTGATCGGCTACCGCAACGGGCTCGCCACCGACGACGAGCTGGCGCTGGCGCTGGCGCTGGCCACCGATGCCGCCGCCGGCGTGCTCGGCGTCGACGGCTACGGCATCGCCGTCGGCGCACGCGCCGACCTGGTTGCCGTGTCGGCCTCCTGCGTCGCCGAGGCGGTGGCGACCTTCCCGCCGCGCTCGCTGGTCATCCGCGCCGGCCGCGTCGTTGCGCGCGGGGGCGCCACGGTCGCCTAG
- a CDS encoding GNAT family N-acetyltransferase: MTGTHAIRPARADELALLPAIERDAQQRYRSVGYDYCADGPLRDPEEHARAFGEGTVLVAAADGALVGFLLAWPADGRAHIVEVSVRRSHQGRGIGRALFAAAEAWARGAGYDEVTLTTYLEVSWNAPLYESLGFVRFEPGPDRPELRQIQADEAAWGFARWPRGAMRKALV, from the coding sequence ATGACCGGGACCCATGCCATCCGCCCGGCGCGCGCCGACGAACTGGCGCTGCTGCCGGCGATCGAGCGCGACGCCCAGCAGCGCTATCGCAGCGTCGGCTACGACTATTGCGCCGACGGGCCGCTGCGCGACCCGGAGGAGCATGCGCGCGCCTTCGGCGAAGGCACCGTGCTGGTCGCCGCGGCCGACGGCGCCCTGGTCGGCTTCCTGCTGGCCTGGCCGGCCGACGGCCGCGCCCACATCGTCGAGGTCTCGGTCAGGCGCAGCCACCAGGGCCGCGGCATCGGCCGCGCGCTGTTCGCGGCCGCCGAGGCCTGGGCGCGCGGCGCCGGCTACGACGAGGTCACGCTGACCACCTATCTCGAGGTGTCCTGGAACGCGCCGCTGTACGAATCGCTCGGCTTCGTCCGCTTCGAGCCCGGCCCGGACCGGCCGGAGCTGCGCCAGATCCAGGCCGACGAGGCCGCCTGGGGCTTCGCCCGCTGGCCGCGCGGCGCGATGCGCAAGGCGCTAGTCTAG
- a CDS encoding carbohydrate ABC transporter permease, which yields MGRAQPPRVVAAQRTAVALALALFLAPVAWLFSTAWKPARDIFSFPPSLAFTPTWDNFRTIFAFFDVPQLLQNSVIISGGTTLLSLVLGVPCGYALARARVRWAAGLAYFFLAVRMVPPVATLIPFYLLMRDLGLLGSYGAVILLDTTLNTAFVVWMMFSWFRSVPPEIEQAAMADGATQFGAFWRIAVPMVVPGIVASALLCFMLSWNSFLFPAFLTTADTKTLSVALLTAYGTKEITWGTMGALAHFSTLPIVALALVLNRYFVQGLTRGFH from the coding sequence ATGGGGCGCGCCCAGCCGCCGCGCGTGGTCGCCGCCCAGCGCACCGCCGTGGCGTTGGCGCTGGCGCTGTTCCTGGCGCCGGTGGCCTGGCTGTTCTCCACCGCCTGGAAACCGGCGCGCGACATCTTCTCGTTCCCGCCGTCGCTGGCGTTCACGCCGACCTGGGACAACTTCCGCACGATCTTCGCCTTCTTCGACGTGCCGCAGCTGCTGCAGAACAGCGTGATCATCAGCGGCGGCACCACGCTGTTGTCGCTGGTACTGGGCGTGCCCTGCGGCTATGCGCTGGCGCGGGCGCGGGTGCGCTGGGCCGCCGGGCTGGCCTATTTCTTCCTCGCCGTGCGCATGGTGCCGCCGGTGGCGACGCTGATCCCGTTCTACCTGCTGATGCGCGACCTCGGGCTGCTCGGCAGCTACGGCGCCGTCATCCTGCTCGACACCACCCTGAACACCGCCTTCGTGGTCTGGATGATGTTCTCCTGGTTCCGCAGCGTGCCGCCGGAGATCGAGCAGGCGGCGATGGCCGACGGCGCCACCCAGTTCGGCGCCTTCTGGCGCATCGCGGTGCCGATGGTGGTGCCCGGCATCGTCGCCAGCGCGCTGCTGTGCTTCATGCTGTCGTGGAACAGCTTCCTGTTCCCGGCCTTCCTGACCACCGCCGACACCAAGACCCTGTCGGTCGCGCTGCTCACCGCCTACGGCACCAAGGAGATCACCTGGGGCACCATGGGCGCGCTCGCCCATTTCTCCACCCTGCCGATCGTCGCACTCGCCCTTGTTCTCAACCGCTACTTCGTCCAGGGCCTGACCCGCGGCTTCCACTGA
- a CDS encoding sugar ABC transporter permease: MTAVASSTAARRPRAGARPISFGQRRRLFLLALGLPSLAYVLVVAGGPLAQGFWLSLFDYNLRRPARREFVGIDNYLEMLGDPVTLQALANTAIFTVCAVTVEFVLALGLALLLWRDSRFNRVALALMLVPVALTPLVVGLVFRALLAADFGLIGYYAAEWGLSGERGFFGYPASAMGALVFIDVWQWTPLVTLILLAGLKSLPDEAIEAAEVAGASGWQKLRLVILPMLLPAIFLALVLRTMDAFRIFDSVFVTTKGGPDDATNMMMFHAVKQGLEFFDVGYASGLSNLMLVCIGVIAAGFVLVIRRADRRMNG, from the coding sequence ATGACCGCCGTCGCGTCGTCCACGGCCGCCCGTCGGCCCAGGGCGGGCGCCCGGCCCATCAGCTTCGGCCAGCGTCGGCGGCTGTTCCTGCTGGCGCTGGGGCTGCCCTCGCTGGCCTATGTGCTGGTGGTCGCCGGCGGGCCGCTGGCGCAGGGCTTCTGGCTCAGCCTGTTCGACTACAACCTGCGGCGGCCGGCCCGGCGCGAGTTCGTCGGCATCGACAACTACCTCGAGATGCTGGGCGACCCGGTCACGCTGCAGGCGCTGGCCAACACTGCGATCTTCACCGTCTGCGCGGTGACGGTGGAGTTCGTGCTGGCGCTGGGGCTGGCGCTGCTGCTGTGGCGCGACAGCCGGTTCAACCGGGTGGCCCTGGCACTGATGCTGGTGCCGGTGGCGCTGACCCCGCTGGTGGTCGGGCTGGTGTTCCGCGCGCTGCTGGCCGCCGATTTCGGCCTGATCGGCTACTACGCCGCCGAATGGGGTCTCAGCGGCGAGCGCGGCTTCTTCGGCTATCCGGCCAGCGCGATGGGGGCGCTGGTGTTCATCGACGTCTGGCAGTGGACGCCGCTGGTGACGCTGATTCTGCTGGCCGGGCTGAAGTCGCTGCCCGACGAGGCGATCGAGGCGGCGGAGGTGGCCGGTGCCAGCGGTTGGCAGAAGCTGCGGCTGGTCATCCTGCCGATGCTGCTGCCGGCGATCTTCCTGGCGCTGGTCCTGCGCACCATGGATGCGTTCCGCATCTTCGACAGCGTGTTCGTCACCACCAAGGGCGGCCCCGACGACGCCACCAACATGATGATGTTCCATGCGGTCAAGCAGGGGCTGGAGTTCTTCGACGTCGGCTATGCCTCCGGGCTGTCCAACCTGATGCTGGTCTGCATCGGCGTGATCGCCGCCGGCTTCGTGCTGGTGATCCGCCGCGCCGACCGGCGGATGAACGGCTGA